TATTTTAAATCAGAATACAGCTCTAGAAATCATTGAATCtgcttgccttttcttttttttcctccctataTCCTCTTAGGCTGCTCAGTCCTTTGTGATAAAGGAGGGGGTGTATGTGTCTGGCACATCACCAGAGACAATGCATAACCTGCTCTCGGAAGTTGCAGAGTATGGAACCTATTACACAAGGCTCAGTCGCTTTTCTCTTCAGCCAGTTTTGGATTCCTCATACAGCAAAGGACTTGTGTTTCAGGTAAAGCAATTGCATTAAATCAACTGGATTTAATGGGCCAATTATCTGAGGTAGAGAAGGTCACTGATTTAATGTAAAGCTGGAATTTCTGCACTCTGCAAAACTGCAGAGTATTTTTAGTGTAGTGCTCCATCCCAGGTCAGCAAGGAACAGTGCTGATGTATTTAAatcacagctctctgtgctgagGGCTTGCTTCCACTGAAACATGCAGTAAAATGTCTTTGTTACCCTTTGTTTAGTGATATTGTTCTGTTGTGGActaaagaattaaaatttttaaatgctttaaaaacatTACTTATTTATACAGAAAGAtgtataaaattaaaatacaagaaCTTTCTTAGTACactgtatatatataaaatatatttttcaaaaataaaaactgaggTAGAAAAAGATGGTATTGAATAGCTTTTATTACTTTTCCTTGGTTCAAAATTATGCATGCAAATTTTCCATGTCAGTCCTCTGTATATTATGTTGAGCTGTATGTACGGTCTGTAATATCTGGTGATTTAATCTCTTCCTAATGTATAGAATTAAGTTAGGATTAGTTATGAAAACCTGTTCATGCTGAATATTTGATTTACAGCAATGTTATTCAATTTCTGTTAAGAAGGTCTCTCTGTTAGATAAAGTCCTAGATAAGTGTTTTGCAGTATCCAGTTTAGGCACGAAAGTAGGGAAGCAGGTTTCCCTGGGTTGGTTTTATAGAGAATGAGGAGCTCCTCAAAGGACAGGTCAAAGAATCTGAGCCAAGATGCTTTATTTCACTGTGCATGGCTCCAGGCTCTATGCACTGCATGTGTGAGGAGTACAGAGGAGCCATCTGCCTCATTGCAATGTCTGAAGTTGCATGGGTCCTCAGTCGCCCCTTACTTTAGTGTTCAAGTCTCCCTTACGTGCATATGCCATTTATTTTCCTAAAAGGTTTGTTTTTCATGCTGATGCAATTGATGAGAGACATTGATAGACTGTTAACAACTTTCACAGTAGGACTTTAAGTATTTTCTGTTCATGACAGGCATTCACGAGTGGACTGAGGAAGTATCTTCAATATTACCGAGCCTGTGTTTTGTCAACACCTCCTACTTTGAGTCTTCTAACAATCAGCTTTCTATTCAGGAAATTAGGTCGTCAGCTGAGGTAAGAGAATGGTATTAAATGTTTAAGCTTTTCCTTACAGAAAAAGTGCATATACACTGAGAAGGCTGTATTACATGGCCATTCTTATTTAGTCTGTCAGTATTTTTCCTTggttttacagaatttttttatATCCAGACTATTGGAGGGAAAACATACAAGGTCTTTATACTTATACAGTTTCTTTGTTATGCCTGTTATCATTCAGCAGATTGAGTGTGATTGTTGTACAATATTGAAATTCAGCAAAATTCATAACTGATCTTGGAGACTCCTGGTTGAAGTTTTTATATATGTTTTAATACTGTTTTTTAGGTATTTAGCTGAACTGTGTGGCATAGGAACGACAGCACTGGGGATCAGTGGTGGAGCTGGTGCTTCATTTCCTACGGTGATTTTTTGTTTgatatttttatgattttttggGTTTCAATGTTAATATTCTTCAAATATGTTGGATTTTATATCAAATACTTAGTGCTGGTCTCTCTACTAGCAAAGCTATGATCCTGGACCTCCAGTTAAAGCACTATAGTCCTTTCTCCAGATGCTTAAACATATGGAAATTTGTCCAGGGTTTTCAATTCCTGTAATAAACAAAGGGCTCAAAATAAGCCTTCTAGTCATGTGAATCCAACTCAAGACATACCTGTCTCACTCTAGAGATGATAAAGTGAGCTTGGGGTAACTTGCTCAGGTAAAGTGATCTTAACTGCAAATAGATGGAGGACATGAGATGAAACTGCCTTATGAGTCTAGTGAAATATGTCAAGCCATGTATTTTTGTTGTTAAGGATGTTGTGAAGTGTGTTGCctaatgttaaaatatttttcatttttagggTGTTAAATTGCTTTCATATCTGTACAAAGAGGCTCTCAACAATTGTAGCAATGAGCATTATCCAGTTCTTCTCTCTTTATTGAAGACAAGCTGTGAGCCATACACAAGGTGTGTCCATACTGTTTGTTCTTTGCATAACTGAGTTTAAGAATTATGAATTGGTAATGTGGTGAGTGACTCTGTGTGTTTAACGGTGGCTTTTAATAATTTCAGTAAAAATACATGTCTGTATATGCAGTATATATTAAAATTAGTTAATTTTGCTGTTCTGACCCTCTTAGCTAAGTAACAATGTAAGGAGTCATGTGTGGCTAGATTAGTAAATAGATATGTGTAAATAAGACTTAATTCTTGGTGCTGGTCATGGAAGTTTATACTGAAATATAAGATTTggataaacttttttttttcctcataccTCAGTTAAAATCCCGAAACTGGAAACTGACAAGTTTCTTTTATTGTACAAACTGGGGAAGTTCATGCTTTTTTCCACTGTCTTTTTGTTGTGGGCTTTTTAGTAAgcaaaaatgaataaaatatcTGTAGTTCATTAAGTACATATAACTAACTGATAATAGGAGTAACTAAAAGTAGAGTTCCTTGGATTGCAACAGTTTTGTTAAGCAGTGCtcatcaattaaaaaaattattagtttACAGACATCTGAAGAGATGGTAAATTTTTTAATAGCTATTTACAGGAATTATAGCTGTAGTCCATCATCAGTTTGCAATGTTACATAATAGATGTAAAAAtacaagagaaaacaaaaatctgccAAAATGCTCTAAATTTAAGATTCTGCCCATGGCCACCCTTCTTGTGTTTTCTTCCTTCTACATGAACTATCTTCGGAGAAATTTAATTTCAGATTTACCAGAAGCCTCACTGAAATATCTTCACAGCTCTTACCCTGCTATTTATAGAAGGAAGTCAGATTTCTGAAATACCAAGAGCATCACATGGAACCTAAAAAAATCTGGATTGCTGCATTGATTCCTAAATTTGCTGCAGATTTCTATTGAAGCATCAATTATACATGATCAGGACTACCCTGGAAGGAAGCCTCTATTATCTGCATAAAGTGTTACCCACTCATTTATTAACCTGAAGGAAATTAAATAATACAAGTTGTTGCTCAAATAAACCACAGAAGCATCAGATTTAACAATTTAAAAGTGCTTAACTTTTTACTTGCAACCTTGAAGTGGAGCAGAGGTTGCTGTGTTAAATGCTTCCTCTTTGTTTGCACagtgttaattaaaaaaaaaaaaaatctcccaggaCCTCTGAGCCTTTTTATCTATAGCCTCAGATTGTATAAAAGTAgtgggttttttatttcttcaaaagTTTGACtcacacagaaaaaatatgagAAAGCATGAATAAATATGCCAAAATAGTAGTTCTCATCATTGCATATATATTGAAAATGTCTCTGGGTCTGGGGAAAAAGTACTTGGTACTGCATCTTTATTTTATACCCTTTTAGCTTCTCTTTGCTGAAATTACCACTGTTTAAAACAAACgctttctgcttttctcttgcTGTGCCCTTGATGTGCTGCAAAGttttctgtatatttttatatatatttagtaAATTGATGTGCAGgaataaaataattgttttaattgaGGCCCTGTTCTCTTATCTAAACTAATTATCACTAAAATAGTCTATTAAAAATAGTTTAAGAAAAGTGTAGAGCCACAATTTCCTGTATATTTAAATGTCAGTGTGACAGTACTTAATTGATGGCTTTTAACCTGCCTATATCTTGTGTCTTTTGGGATTTTAAAGAGCATACTAACTCCTTGGTTATAGTAAAGAAAAGAATGCAAGAGAATTTATTTTCAAcactacaatttttttttttcagatttatcTATGATTGGGTATATAGTGGTGTGTTCAGAGATGTTTATGGAGAATTTATGATTCAGGTGAATGAGGATTATCTTTGTTTCAGAGGtacagtatatatatatatggagcATTTCTAATTAGTATAATTTGTGCTGGTAATTAAATAACTAAAATATGTATTTCCATCTTTTTGTTACACAGATAAACATTACTGGACTCATGGTTATGTTTTGATTTCAAAAGAAGTCGAAGACTGTGTCCCTGTATTTCTTAAGCATATTGCTAATGATGTATACATATGTGGGAAAACCATAAACTTGCTGAAATTGTGCTGTCCTAGGGTAAGTTTTGGGTTGCTTCCTTCCTATTACATTACTCTCTAGAGCAAGAGTGTAGGTTTTTAGCAAGTTCACTCCTTTAACAAAACTTGGTATTATGTAAGTAGGATGATGAAGGGCAGTTACTTGCTCTCAGATACTTGTGAGCTGATTATCCACTCTACTTGCTACCACCTCACTGCAGAAATCTACATTTTAACACCATCAGATTTCTTGTATACAATGtatattatgtatttttttctttatattgaAAGCAGAAATGCTTCTGGCATTCAAACAAGTGCCTTCCACTTCTTGCACTACTCCTTTTTGGTTTAAAGCTGCCTCACTCTTACCAGGTCATGGGTCAGTTCTGCACATCTCTTTCAGCTGTATCACTGCATTTTCAAAAAGTTCTGTTTATTGGTATTTTGCAGAACGATTCTTGTCCTTGATAAGAAAAACATGTTCAACTACTTTGTGTCTTCTCTCTATATgcccaaaaataaaataaccagAGGGGGGTGTCTGAAGTCTGTAAAGTCTGTAAACATTCCCAGGGAGCAAGTGTTCTCCTTAACATCAGAGCTGCTcagtctcagcagagcagagcagctcattATCAGCTATGTGGTGTCATATGTAAGCCTAATACCTCAAGTGAAATAGATCCTGTATGGAGGTTTTGTGAAGCAGGTCTAAGttaaaaaaatgtataaagTGAATTcataatatttaaaatgtatgtAAAAGAAGATCTCTCCTTTTTCAGCATTATATATGTTGGTCAGATATACCTGTTCCCCGGATTTcagttattttttcccttgaagAACTGAAAGAAATAGAGAGAGATTGTGCAGTGTACGTGGGTCGAATGGAAAGAATTGCTCGATACAGTTCCATAAGCAAGGAGGAAAAGGTAAATGAATAAAGGAACAAATACCTCattatgattttttaaaaatactcaattttcatttttgttatAGCCTCTAAAGAATTTGTATTTACAGTCAGATTTTTAATGGGTAAATTACAGTTTTAATTGCAGCAAatcaaaattattaaatattgaAATTATGTAATGTAGCTTTTAAAAGTATAGGTGGTGTGTTGACATTTTTTAGCCTTTTCATATATTAAATGAGTGTTAGACTTTGATCTTAGTTCTTTACATTAGGAGATTTGTCCTCTTACTGAAAAGACTGTTAGATTCTGATTTAACAAATGAGATAAGCTAATTAGTAACCAGATAAGACTGTTTGTGATTTCCATGGCTAATTGTTTCTTCAGAACATTTTAACTACAAAGACAATTCTGGCCTTCACATTCCATCAATTTAGTTTATATATCAGATGGAATTAGTTTGTTTTAAAGTCTGAAGTATTAACTTTCAAGACTAGTTTGTAGATTTTGCATTTACTTgttttattcatatttttgtTGTATTAATTTATTAACAGCCGTTATAAAATGTGCATCTGTCTTTGCAACTGTGTATCAGTGTATTTCAAgtctaaaataatagaaaaaattccaccctgactttttttttttaatttaatttaattttattttcttttattttatttttaggacCTGCGCATGGAAATAGCCAAACAAGAATTAATTGTTCATGCTCGGGAAACTGCTAGCAAAGTACTGAAAGCCATTAGTGGTAAGTTATAGTGGCATTTTATGTGCTCTCTAGTGAGTTTGTTAATGCAAACTAACAGAATCTTTCTTTTAATACAGACAAGCAAATATCAGAACGAATGGCTTTGGATGCAAAGAAACGGGAACAGTTTCAGAAGCTGAAAGAACAGTTTGCAAAGGACCAGGAGGTATCTCTCTGCCATTCTAGAGGCACACTGTATTTCTTAGGCAGATAAAGGAATGGATATGTTGTACTGAAGTTGAATTAGTAGCTCATGGTGTACAAATAAGAACTTCTTGTAGATGAGTGTGTTACACCTGGTGTTGGGAACAGCTTTTAAAAGTGTTAAATATTTATGCAGCGTCGTCTTGCGATAAAGCAGGAGGAGATTGATGATGATTTCAGCTATGCCCGAGagctcagagagagagaaaaaagactGAAAGCTTTAGAAgaagaactggaaaaaaagGCAAGGTAAATGTATCTGAGTTATCTTCAAAATTATCCGAAAGATctcaagaaaaaataattgtttgTTAAAATTCACAGTAGTTTGCAGACTTTGTTCTACAAGGATAATATTTGCAGTTAGAAGATGGATGTAAGAATTTTTGGCAATCTATGAGCAATTTTGTTACAAATGGTTAGTGGCCATAAAATCTGAGACCCACTGATTTGTGCCAACCCTATGCAGTCTGGGTTTTGCTATAATaaaaatttcaagaaaaaaattgacTGCATCTTAAAATTTAAAAGCGGAGCCCACAGCAAAAATGGTCACATGTATGTCAAAGCAGAAGTAAAAAGCAGTTGGAGTTAGATTGATATTTCACTTCTGTTTCATCTAAAATTACTTAAACCAAATGAATTACCTACTAAAAATAGTTACAGAAATACATGTTGACTAAAAATGTAGTCCTGTGTTTTCCACCTGTTTATTCTGTGACTGAAGCCTCTGGCTTCTACATTTTAAGAACCAATTCTCAGTTCTGAAGTgctaaaaaaagttttattcttTAGATGGGAAGATGGAAATCAGTGTGCAAAAATCTGTAACTTTCTTTTTACCTTCATTTAGACAGGAATTAATTGACCATTATAGCAAACTTTCTGATGATGCAGCCCGTAAGGAACAAAGAAAATTATGGAAAATCCAGCGCCACAAGTTGGAAACAGCCCGTCTTAAGTTTCTGTTAGAAGATCAAAAACGCATTGAGGTACCTCCTAAAAAGATTTAAGAAGTGTAATTTAGAAAATTTGATACTTGGTACCTaaagacttttttcttttttttttgatttgtAGGAAATGCTTGAAAAACTTCCAGAGGGAAGCTACAGGAGAAAATTAGATATTATTCCTTATAAACAGTGCCAGTTGGCTTTGGATAAAACTCCTGTTGAGAAAGAGCCACCTTCACAAGTgagtttattttcttacataaaCTTCAAGTTGCTTTTCCAGGTTTCCCTAAAGGGACTTAATTTCTTGGTTCATTTCAGTTCAGTAAATACAAGGTTCACGGCAACAGCAAGGTAAGTAGTTATCATTTATGTACTCAtcagaaaaattgggaaatttttaATCCTGTAATAAAGTAATACCTTAATTAGTAGGTTGATATGTGACCAACCATACAGTGTAataattgtttcttttttaggAGTCTTTTCTGAAACCTCTGCCTTCTAATGAGACTGTTGGCAGAGAAGAATCTGAGACTGAACAGGGATATGCTGCTTCTGCTGACAAAGCACTGCCTGTGCCAGAGGCAGCAAATAATGATGCTGATGAGCATTTTCAGCCTAAAGCAACAGGATCTGAAAGCAATCTCCAAAATTCAGAGAAAGCATGCAATTCTCTGTACAGTGCTGAGTCCTTGCCTGAATCCAATGTGAATATAGAGGATTTCTTATCAAAGTCACAAGATGAACAGTCTGATGCTGTCAGGATGGAAGGATCTTTGCTAGATGAAGCATTCCAAAATATTAACTCAGATCTTTCTGAGACTTTGCAAGTGAGAGAAAGTCAGCCTGTCatgagaggagcagcagaagaagaCAGTGCACCACTGCATCAGCAGAGCGAGTATGATTTCAGTACAGTTCTCAGACCATCTGCAGCTTGGCAGGGACATGTCAGAGTTGGGGAACACGTATTTGATGTGGACAACAGAAGGCCTCGCTGGAATATTCATGGACATGCATCTGATGCCAACATTAGAGTGGGAGAATATGTACCTCAAGTGGACACTTACCAGCCACATTCAAGTCCTTATGGGCATTCTTCAGATTCCCAtataaaaagcagcagctgtacTTCTGAAATTGAGTCTAGGCGACCTCGATGGAATATTCATGGGCATGTTTCTGAAGCTCATATTAAAATTGGGGAATATGCTTCAGAGATAGAGACCTCAAGGCCCAGGTGGAACATCCATGGTCATGCTTCAGAAGCCAATATTAAGATTGGAGAGTATGTGTCAAATGTAGCTCCTTCAAGGCCTCGATGGAGCAGCCATGGTCACGCATCTGATGCCAATATCAAGATTGGTGAAAACGTGTCAGAGGTGGCCTCAGCCAGGCCTCGTTGGAACATCCACGGGCACGCCTCGCACTCTCACATCAAAATTGGAGAGCTGGTGTCGGATACAGAGCCTTTGAAATCCCGTTGGAGCCCCTTTGGACACGCATCCCAGTCTAGCATCCAGATAGGGAAGTGGGCCCCATCTACAGAAAGTGATCCCATACCTCATCGTAAAGCCATTTCTGGTTCTTCGTCCGACTCCACAGTTCAGACACTTCTGTACAGTGAGGAGTTCTCTCCTGCTGAAGGGGGCAGGAAGGATGCAAAACCATCACAAGTTAAGGAAGAAACTTTGCCTCAGTCACAGATATCTGACAGTGTTACAGACTCTCCTGACGCTAATATTGAAGatgataaaaaggaaaatacaatagaaaagaaagaagaaggtaaaataaaattagGTTTATTCAGTCAGCATTTATTTAAGGGCTTGTGAAAGTAACTCcaaatgtttattttctaaaCGGGTCCTTTCTTCCTTATTCCACTTAATTCCTTGCATTATTTTTCATATACTGCTAGAATTCAGAGGAAAGAATTTGAGCTTAGACTTGTCTCCTATATGCAAGAAGCAGagcattaaaaaatgaaactttTAGCCTGAAATTTTGTGAAACAGGACCTTTAGGGTCCTTAAGTAGAGAACATGCATAAAACTACCTGGGTGGGGCTATGGGGAGGTACTGTTATTGGTGTCGTTGTTTCTGTGATAGTTTATACAGGAATCTTGAACTGCTTTAGGAGCAGATCTGAGGTATGAACCAAGTATTATAAGCAGGTCTAAGTAAATGCTGACTTTAATTGTATTTACAGTAATTGCAGATGTTGTCAACAAGGACCCTTCTCCAGATTCCACACAGAGCTTACAGGTAAGAAACAAAAGTGGTTGTTGAGAggacttatttttcttttgaaaaattgAACTGATAGTTAAGGTAGTAAATTTCTCTCCTAATCTAATAGTCACTGTAAAATCATATTGTTTTTACATGTCTGAAACACACAGGTGAGTAGgctcttctcttttcatttgaACAGCTAGGCAGTTACCTGTAGGAACACATTAAGCCTGAACAGACAAAGCCAACATCTCTCATAAAATTTGTCCATTCATGAATTTTAGAAAGAAGAACCTGAAAAGGCCATTTCTCAAGATACCGTGCCTCAAGAAACTTTATCTTCTGAAGCTAATGCTGCCACAACTAAGGAGAGAGaaggggaagaggaagatgcaTGGAAGAAAGAGCAAGCTTATTTGAAAGCCTTATCTGATCAGTATTGTATTGAAAAGTATCAAGATAGTTATGATTTGATGTGTGAGTAGAACTGTTGGAATGGTAGATCAATAGATGTGGTGAATTTGAGCTAGAAAGCTGAATGCTATGACTTACCAGTGAATTACCAATGTTAGGAACTGCAGTAGCCAAACAATTTGCTCCAAGGCACAAAGATGAGAAATACATTTTGGCATGTTATGATTTTCTAACCTAGAGGTGTTTGTATACAGAGGTTAATAGGAACATATTATTAAGCTTCTTAACTATAATAACTTATATtatttgtatatttttaaatgtagcaGAGCCACCAGTTTCTCATCTCTTGCATCACGTGATACCAAGATCATACACATTTCCTGTGGACCCTACAGTGCAGTCTGCAACAGATGAAACTGCTGTACAGCTGAGTGAGCTCTTGTCTCTGCCAGTGCTGATGAAACGTTCTATTACTGCTCCACTTGTATCTCAGTGAGTATTTGTTAGGATTTTGCAATTAATTTTGCAATTAATGATAAATTCTATTTTGAGACGGGAGTTGCACACAGATGTCTTAAATTTGCTCTTAGGTCATAGAAGTAATTCAGTAACTGGTCCATTAGTAATTAAAAAGTTCAGATCTGCATGATAAATAATAACATAAACTTAGATGTTTATGTGCAAATTAAAAATGTGATGTCTGTTTGGAATATAAGTGCTCAGAGGGAAGTCTTGTAGATTTTGCAGCAGTGATTTTGACACCATTAGTTTCattgttcttttaaaataaaggtgCTTTCTTTATAATATGTGTGCTAGTTTATATTTGAAAGATGAAAGCCAAGGgagtgaaaaaaatctttaaattcTTGAAATCTCATATTGATCAGGGTATATTTCATGCTTCAGTGGGAACTCCAGCTTCAAGGCTGTTTTGAGGTATAATGGAAGCAGTTCTTGTTACCATTGGAATACACAAGGAAACCACATACATGTTGGATGGTTTAATTAGTATAtctaataatattttaaataaaagtttttgTTACTTTGTACAAGATTAGCTTTTGTCATGAAAACAATTACTCACAGACACTTTTTGTAGAATCTGCTTTCCTTTAAGTTTCCATCTGCTAGCTCTCAGTGTGCTATACTCAAAGTTTGGTGCAATGTAGAAAGGTGTTATTGTCTAACCTTATTTTAAACACCTGGTTGGCTACCAGAATGATCTGTGTACAGACTCACACATTCAGCAAACTGAGCCTGAGTTTTTGTGCTGCCAGAATTACCCTATCCCTGCTAGGCaagttaaattatttaaagCTAAGTTGAATACCTTCACGGTACTGTAGGCTGTGTATAGATCTAGATACTAAACTGTAGTATAGATCTTAATATCTGGTGTCAGAGTTTTTTTCAATTAGTATATTCTTACTGGGGATTTAATAGTCTTTTAATTTGTGTAGGTGACAGAGATCAGAATGCTATTGATAAAATGTTGAAATGTTGATCCAGGTCCAGCAGCATCTTCTAAAGATCACTGTATGTAGCCAGTCTTAAAATACTTCCCCAGTATTTTTCAGAACCCAGTTACTTAAAATGGTAGGTTTTAATTCTGGTATATAATGGATGAGGATTTTTGTCTCATGTTTTTTGCCTATATGAATAACATCTTAGATAGCAGAGTTGAGTACTGGAGCATTAATCTGATGTAGCCACAGCTGAATGTTAACAGTAAGGAAGGAGTTGCATATAAGTGTAATaccttttctgtgtttttattcTTAGCGTTTCTCTTGTGAACAAAGCAATAGTTGATTACTACTTTGTGGAGCTGAATGTAGAGAAGCATTTTGAAGCATTGAGACACTTTTTGTTAATGGAAGATGGGGAGTTTGCTCAGTCACTCAGTGACCTGTTGTTTGAGAAGGTATTTGCTTTGTTGTCTTTAACCCAGTGTTTGGGTTGTCTGCTTTGCCTTCATGCCTCTGAATTGATTTGGATGCGAATGAGAGAATGGTGTGAATTGGAATCCTGGCTTGTGGAGTTTTCCTCTGTTGTACTGTGTCAAGAAGTCTGTAGCAAGGAACTCTGTGCATGTTGTAAGGATGGAGAAAAAAGGTCTTGGACAGATAAGCACTCCTGGAAGGGTACTTCACTCTTTCCAGTGAAAACTGCTGCACTattgctgtcccctcctgtctgCTGGCAGCAAGGCTGGAAGAGCCTGTTGTCATTTGCTAAACTCCAGTGGAAAGCTGCCCACTGTGTTGCAAGCTACCTACTCCTACCTTAAATATCCTCAGCTAGAGAGCAGAGGGGAGGCCATGTGAAGAGAGTGCTGGGCCTCTAATGAGGCAATGTTTTCATGACTTACTGCTGTGTTCATGGGGAAGACAGCAAGGTAGGACAGATAGCCTGGGTTGGTTCAGATTGTTGCCCATGGACATAGGCAGCTGTAGGAGAGTTAATGCATTTCTCTGAGTCCTGAAAATGCTTTAGACCCAAGTAGGGAGAGCACTTGGGGATTTAGACTTGATGAATAGCTTTATTTGTAAACCTCTGAGAGTGCTGAGGTGATGAGGCTGGCAGATTCAAGTCAGATAAATTCCTTGGATCCCTGGCTTTCTAAAGACTCTATTCCCTGCAGGAGGAACTGAACCACAGCAGacataagaaaataaatcagtgtAGGTATGAGATTACCCTTCAGGCTGTGAACAGAAATAGTTCAGAAGTTGCTTCTTATGCTGTTCATGCATCCCTATGGCAGAAGTAAAAACTTCCAATCAAGGCAGGGCAGTCACCACTTTATCATTGTGCTTTAATTCACCTGTGTTCAAGAGCCAAGACTTTTTATTAATATGGTGTAAttagtggtttgtttttttatccCTAGCTTGGATCAGGACAAACACCTGGTGAATTGCTGAATCCACTGGTTCTTAATTCTATCCTAAATAAAGCACTACAGTACAGTCTTCATGGTGACACCCAGCTTGCTTCCAATCTTTCTTTTGCCCTCAAGTATCTCCCAGAAATGTTCACGCCCAACGCACCGGATGCTCTGAGCTGCTTAGAGCTCAGGTACAAGGTAAGAGGTCATGGAGCAAGGTA
This region of Zonotrichia albicollis isolate bZonAlb1 chromosome 4, bZonAlb1.hap1, whole genome shotgun sequence genomic DNA includes:
- the TUBGCP6 gene encoding gamma-tubulin complex component 6; its protein translation is MESITQLFNDLCEAHLTALPWKVHLGRQKISKRRAKQNLKRVAYNALFMNLFQDEARKLQSNISRLPVKNKILMLSFNLRVAGLGAQADRLENLVEELETAECLPFTEVNSVLDLLVQLAGTGPPQLVPQKKDYFLNNKYVGRNVKYQGYDYYDVSVFEADIQSLITNEECQFNDTIQQTLQIMEAAPGTGLPTMGLFSQGCPAGDKFEKETRISLFGALVHSRTYDMDIKLDLPPVPDNADLSGLAIKVPQSIDQSEDEGFQSASNLTPDSQSEPSMTPDIDLWDAVLTYGPSKRRCWERIGYPPGKKEEPYLTEAGREAFDKFYKLREGELQLFTNTVLQLPQLVLVKEPELVKDVLNVLIGVVSTTFSLNQAAQSFVIKEGVYVSGTSPETMHNLLSEVAEYGTYYTRLSRFSLQPVLDSSYSKGLVFQAFTSGLRKYLQYYRACVLSTPPTLSLLTISFLFRKLGRQLRYLAELCGIGTTALGISGGAGASFPTGVKLLSYLYKEALNNCSNEHYPVLLSLLKTSCEPYTRFIYDWVYSGVFRDVYGEFMIQVNEDYLCFRDKHYWTHGYVLISKEVEDCVPVFLKHIANDVYICGKTINLLKLCCPRHYICWSDIPVPRISVIFSLEELKEIERDCAVYVGRMERIARYSSISKEEKDLRMEIAKQELIVHARETASKVLKAISDKQISERMALDAKKREQFQKLKEQFAKDQERRLAIKQEEIDDDFSYARELREREKRLKALEEELEKKARQELIDHYSKLSDDAARKEQRKLWKIQRHKLETARLKFLLEDQKRIEEMLEKLPEGSYRRKLDIIPYKQCQLALDKTPVEKEPPSQESFLKPLPSNETVGREESETEQGYAASADKALPVPEAANNDADEHFQPKATGSESNLQNSEKACNSLYSAESLPESNVNIEDFLSKSQDEQSDAVRMEGSLLDEAFQNINSDLSETLQVRESQPVMRGAAEEDSAPLHQQSEYDFSTVLRPSAAWQGHVRVGEHVFDVDNRRPRWNIHGHASDANIRVGEYVPQVDTYQPHSSPYGHSSDSHIKSSSCTSEIESRRPRWNIHGHVSEAHIKIGEYASEIETSRPRWNIHGHASEANIKIGEYVSNVAPSRPRWSSHGHASDANIKIGENVSEVASARPRWNIHGHASHSHIKIGELVSDTEPLKSRWSPFGHASQSSIQIGKWAPSTESDPIPHRKAISGSSSDSTVQTLLYSEEFSPAEGGRKDAKPSQVKEETLPQSQISDSVTDSPDANIEDDKKENTIEKKEEVIADVVNKDPSPDSTQSLQKEEPEKAISQDTVPQETLSSEANAATTKEREGEEEDAWKKEQAYLKALSDQYCIEKYQDSYDLMSEPPVSHLLHHVIPRSYTFPVDPTVQSATDETAVQLSELLSLPVLMKRSITAPLVSHVSLVNKAIVDYYFVELNVEKHFEALRHFLLMEDGEFAQSLSDLLFEKLGSGQTPGELLNPLVLNSILNKALQYSLHGDTQLASNLSFALKYLPEMFTPNAPDALSCLELRYKVDWPLNIVITESCMNKYNKIFSFLLQLKHMVWTLKDVWFHLKRTALVSRASNSVQFRQLQLYKHEMQHFVKVIQGYIANQILHVTWCEFGNKLSSVGNLEEIHRTHAEYLNKAIFRGLLTEKAAPVMNIIHSIFSLILKFRSQLISQSWSFDAGKQMAVHPNFGLMQQSYNTFKYYSHFLFKVVTKLVNRGYQPHLEDFLLRINFNNYYKDN